One stretch of Chitinophaga pendula DNA includes these proteins:
- a CDS encoding MauE/DoxX family redox-associated membrane protein, giving the protein MKTRVFNFTIEAIIAVLLLLWIYTGLNKLIHYDKFRFEVGRSPFLQHLTSWVAITVPVAELLLAALLIFKRTRAAGLYASLFTMTLFTGYVYMMLHYASDLPCSCGGIIELLTWEQHLVVNALLTLLIAIAILLQNQLAILQGQRIPLNENAY; this is encoded by the coding sequence ATGAAAACAAGGGTATTCAATTTTACTATTGAAGCAATTATCGCTGTGTTGCTTTTACTTTGGATCTATACCGGCTTAAACAAACTGATCCATTATGACAAATTCCGCTTCGAAGTGGGCCGTTCTCCTTTTTTGCAACACCTCACATCATGGGTAGCGATCACTGTGCCCGTAGCAGAGTTGCTGTTGGCCGCATTACTGATCTTCAAAAGAACACGTGCAGCAGGTTTGTATGCATCCCTTTTTACGATGACCCTGTTTACCGGTTACGTATATATGATGCTGCACTATGCTTCCGACCTGCCTTGCAGCTGCGGAGGAATTATCGAATTACTGACCTGGGAGCAGCATCTGGTCGTAAATGCGCTGCTAACCCTGCTGATAGCAATTGCCATATTGCTGCAAAACCAGTTGGCGATATTACAAGGGCAAAGAATTCCCCTGAATGAAAATGCCTATTGA